One region of Oryza glaberrima chromosome 7, OglaRS2, whole genome shotgun sequence genomic DNA includes:
- the LOC127780879 gene encoding transcription factor UNE12-like: MAGQQPPTGGAEDDFFDHFFSIPSAAAAGAGGVGGLASGDHHPFPLALSLDAEGAGAARRLLDGGHDGGRTDRDPVQLAGLFAPVFGAAAGVQPPHLRAPPPPQVFHAQPKPGEGAMAAPQPQQPPAPRPKVRARRGQATDPHSIAERLRRERIAERMRALQDLVPNTNKTDRAAMLDEILDYVKFLRLQVKVLSMSRLGGAGAVAQLVADIPISVKGEASDSGSKQQIWEKWSTDGTEKQVAKLMEEDIGAAMQFLQSKALCMMPISLAMAIYDTQHSQDGHSVKPEPNTPS, translated from the exons ATGGCGGGGCAGCAGCCGCCGACgggaggagccgaggacgaCTTCTTCGACCACTTCTTCAgcatcccctccgccgccgcggccggcgccggcggcgtcggcgggctcGCCTCGGGTGACCACCACCCCTTCCCGCTCGCGCTCAGCCTCGACGCCGAGGGCGCCGGTGCCGCCAGGCGCCTCCTCGACGGCGGCCACGACGGCGGCAGGACG GACCGGGACCCCGTGCAGCTCGCCGGCCTCTTCGCCCCGGtgttcggcgccgccgccggagtccagccgccgcacctccgcgccccgccgcctccccag GTGTTCCACGCGCAGCCGAAGCCCGGCGAGGGGGCCATGGCGGCGCCACAGCCGCAGCAGCCACCGGCGCCCCGGCCAAAggtgcgggcgcggcgcggACAGGCCACCGATCCCCACAGTATCGCTGAGAGG ctaaggagagagagaatagcCGAAAGGATGAGGGCCCTGCAGGACTTGGTCCCCAACACAAACAAG ACAGATAGGGCAGCTATGCTAGACGAAATCCTTGATTATGTGAAGTTTCTTCGGCTTCAAGTAAAG GTTCTGAGTATGAGCAGGCTGGGTGGTGCTGGTGCAGTTGCGCAGCTGGTTGCTGATATTCCAATCTCAGTTAAG GGGGAGGCAAGTGACAGTGGGAGCAAACAACAGATTTGGGAAAAGTGGTCAACCGATGGCACAGAAAAGCAGGTAGCGAAGCTGATGGAAGAAGACATCGGAGCAGCAATGCAATTCCTCCAATCCAAAGCACTATGCATGATGCCAATCTCTCTTGCGATGGCGATCTATGACACACAGCATTCGCAGGACGGACACTCAGTGAAGCCTGAACCCAACACTCCTTCATAG